One Streptomyces sp. P9-A2 DNA window includes the following coding sequences:
- a CDS encoding ATP-binding cassette domain-containing protein → MADAAIIVEEARKTYGGKSAKSAKNPRSTRSTKSTRITEHGRPALDGLDLTVARGTVHGVLGPNGAGKTTLVRVLATLLRPDAGRIEVAGHDVVREAYAVRRRIGLLGQHAALDEELGGRQNLELFGRLHHLGARRARARADELLARFDLAGTGRKAVRQYSGGMRRRLDLAASLITEPEVLFLDEPTTGLDPRGRAEVWDSVRSLVDGGTTVLLTTQYLEEADQLADRVSVVDAGRVVADGTADELKAATGGDRVDVVLRDAGQLGAAVALLPVPKDRITVDTDRRLLSAPVTDRMAALAGIVRALEEADIQAEDIALRRPTLDEVFLRLTGHDERVKETA, encoded by the coding sequence GTGGCCGACGCGGCGATCATCGTCGAGGAAGCACGCAAGACGTACGGCGGGAAGAGCGCGAAGAGCGCGAAGAACCCGAGGAGCACGAGGAGCACGAAGAGCACGAGGATCACAGAGCACGGCAGGCCCGCGCTGGACGGGCTGGACCTCACGGTCGCGCGCGGCACGGTGCACGGCGTGCTCGGCCCGAACGGCGCGGGCAAGACCACCCTGGTCCGGGTCCTGGCCACCCTGCTGCGCCCCGACGCGGGCCGGATCGAGGTGGCGGGCCACGACGTGGTGCGCGAGGCGTACGCGGTACGCCGGCGCATCGGCCTGCTCGGCCAGCACGCGGCCCTCGACGAGGAGCTCGGCGGCCGGCAGAACCTCGAACTGTTCGGCCGCCTGCACCACCTGGGCGCGCGACGCGCCCGTGCGCGGGCCGACGAACTCCTGGCGCGCTTCGACCTCGCCGGAACCGGCCGCAAGGCGGTACGGCAGTACAGCGGGGGCATGCGGCGCCGCCTGGACCTCGCCGCCTCCCTGATCACCGAACCGGAGGTGCTCTTCCTGGACGAACCGACCACCGGTCTCGATCCGCGCGGCCGCGCGGAGGTGTGGGACTCGGTCCGCTCCCTGGTCGACGGCGGTACGACCGTCCTGCTCACCACCCAGTACCTGGAGGAGGCCGACCAGCTCGCCGACCGCGTCTCGGTCGTGGACGCCGGCCGGGTCGTCGCCGACGGCACGGCGGACGAGCTCAAGGCGGCCACCGGCGGCGACCGCGTCGACGTCGTCCTGCGCGACGCCGGGCAGCTGGGCGCGGCCGTCGCCCTGCTGCCCGTACCGAAGGACCGGATCACCGTGGACACCGACCGCCGACTGCTGAGCGCCCCGGTCACCGACCGCATGGCGGCCCTGGCCGGGATCGTCCGCGCACTGGAGGAGGCGGACATCCAGGCCGAGGACATCGCCCTCAGGCGCCCGACGCTCGACGAGGTGTTCCTGCGGCTCACCGGCCACGACGAGCGAGTGAAGGAGACCGCGTGA
- a CDS encoding inorganic diphosphatase, which produces MEFDVTIEIPKGSRNKYEVDHETGRIRLDRRLFTSTAYPTDYGFVENTLGEDGDPLDALVILDEPTFPGCLIRCRAIGMFRMTDEAGGDDKLLCVPSTDPRVEHLRDIHHVSEFDRLEIQHFFEVYKDLEPGKSVEGADWVGRTDAEIEIERSYKRFKDTGGH; this is translated from the coding sequence GTGGAGTTCGACGTCACGATCGAGATCCCGAAGGGTTCGCGGAACAAGTACGAGGTGGACCACGAGACGGGTCGGATCCGTTTGGACCGTCGGCTCTTCACCTCGACCGCCTACCCGACCGACTACGGCTTCGTCGAGAACACTCTCGGTGAGGACGGCGACCCACTGGACGCGCTGGTCATTCTCGACGAGCCGACGTTCCCGGGCTGTCTGATCCGCTGCCGCGCGATCGGCATGTTCCGGATGACGGACGAGGCCGGCGGCGACGACAAGCTGCTGTGCGTCCCCTCGACGGACCCGCGCGTGGAGCACCTGCGGGACATCCACCACGTGTCGGAGTTCGACCGGCTGGAGATCCAGCACTTCTTCGAGGTCTACAAGGACCTCGAGCCGGGCAAGTCGGTCGAGGGCGCCGACTGGGTCGGCCGGACGGACGCCGAGATCGAGATCGAGCGGTCCTACAAGCGTTTCAAGGACACGGGCGGCCACTGA
- a CDS encoding ABC transporter permease produces MTRRELARWGRQPVAVVVNLVFPVMLLLMFGYLIGGGRGVSGAYLDYLLPGMLALTMAFGLEGTMVAVTQDLNKGVVDRFRSMPMANGAVLVGRSAADMLQSALGLAVLLAVAAALGWRTQGGPVGFLGAVGLLLLFRFAMLWIGIHLALVAGKPELVQAVQILVWPVGFLSNAIAVPESMPDWLGTVVQWNPMSQTATAVRDLFGSPGGEPGHVWAAVAWPLALLAVFFPLAVRRFARLSR; encoded by the coding sequence ATGACCCGCCGCGAACTCGCCCGCTGGGGACGCCAGCCGGTGGCGGTGGTGGTGAACCTGGTCTTCCCGGTGATGCTGCTGCTGATGTTCGGCTACCTGATCGGCGGCGGCCGGGGCGTGAGCGGCGCCTACCTCGACTACCTGCTCCCCGGCATGCTCGCGCTCACCATGGCCTTCGGCCTGGAGGGCACCATGGTCGCCGTCACCCAGGACCTGAACAAGGGCGTCGTCGACCGCTTCCGCTCCATGCCGATGGCCAACGGTGCCGTTCTGGTCGGCCGTTCCGCCGCCGACATGCTCCAGTCGGCGCTCGGCCTGGCGGTGCTCCTCGCCGTCGCCGCCGCGCTCGGCTGGCGCACGCAGGGCGGCCCGGTCGGCTTCCTGGGTGCCGTGGGGCTGCTCCTGCTGTTCCGTTTCGCGATGCTGTGGATCGGCATCCACCTGGCACTGGTGGCGGGGAAGCCCGAACTGGTGCAGGCGGTGCAGATCCTGGTCTGGCCGGTCGGTTTCCTGTCCAACGCCATCGCCGTACCCGAGTCCATGCCCGACTGGCTCGGCACGGTCGTCCAGTGGAACCCGATGTCCCAGACGGCCACGGCCGTACGCGACCTCTTCGGCAGTCCCGGCGGGGAACCGGGGCACGTGTGGGCGGCCGTCGCCTGGCCCCTGGCGCTGCTCGCGGTGTTCTTCCCGCTGGCGGTACGCAGGTTCGCGCGGCTGAGCCGTTAG
- a CDS encoding MerR family transcriptional regulator: MSHSVGQVAGFAGVTVRTLHHYDAIGLLAPSERSHAGHRRYTDADLDRLQQILFYRELGFPLDEVAALLDDQATGKADPRAHLRRQHDLLTARIEKLRRMVAAVEHAMEARTMGISLTPEERFEVFGDSDPDQYEDEVQERWGDTDAHRQSRQRTASYTKDDWKRVTEEFDSLHLRMADLMSAGTPADSEQAMDTAEEHRLFITGAYYDCGHETHTCLGEMYVADPRFTRTYENIRPGLAVYLRDAIVANAARHGG, from the coding sequence GTGAGTCATTCCGTGGGACAGGTGGCCGGCTTCGCCGGGGTCACGGTGCGCACCCTGCACCACTACGACGCCATCGGCCTGCTCGCCCCGAGCGAGCGCAGCCACGCGGGTCACCGGCGTTACACCGACGCCGACCTCGACCGGCTGCAGCAGATCCTGTTCTACCGGGAGCTCGGCTTCCCGCTCGACGAGGTCGCCGCCCTGCTCGACGATCAGGCCACCGGAAAAGCGGACCCGCGCGCGCACCTGCGCCGGCAGCACGACCTGCTGACCGCCCGGATCGAGAAGCTGCGGAGGATGGTGGCGGCCGTGGAGCACGCCATGGAGGCACGCACGATGGGGATCAGTCTGACGCCCGAGGAACGGTTCGAGGTGTTCGGGGACTCCGACCCGGACCAGTACGAGGACGAGGTCCAGGAGCGCTGGGGTGACACCGACGCCCACCGGCAGTCCCGGCAGCGGACCGCGTCCTACACCAAGGACGACTGGAAACGCGTCACCGAGGAGTTCGACTCCCTCCACCTGCGCATGGCCGACCTGATGTCCGCCGGTACCCCGGCCGACTCCGAGCAGGCCATGGACACGGCGGAGGAGCACCGGCTGTTCATCACGGGCGCGTACTACGACTGCGGGCACGAGACGCACACCTGCCTGGGTGAGATGTACGTCGCCGACCCGCGCTTCACGCGGACGTACGAGAACATCCGCCCCGGTCTGGCGGTCTACCTGCGTGACGCGATCGTCGCCAACGCGGCCCGGCACGGCGGCTGA
- a CDS encoding DedA family protein, with product MTTLALGPEWLSPDYLIETFSLTGILLIVFAESGFFAFLPGDSLLFTAGLFVAEGSYISQPLWLVCTLIVIAAVLGDQVGYMIGKFFGPRLFSRPNSKLFKQENLEKAHEFMEKYGPKAIVLARFVPIVRTFAPITAGAGRMKYRTFLTYNLIGGVAWGSGVTLAGYWLGQIGFIKENVETILILIVFLSVVPIIIEFLRERAKKKRGGGENADAPQQGEYDAYDRQAPQYAQPVMDDATTQLRRITPDGPPPRQQAPQAPQPQQPYGNQGYPQQQPQQPQQPQQPQQPYGNDQGGYDQYYGGQHPQAQGQHPHAQGQGGPGQAQGPDPRRQQPYNQGY from the coding sequence GTGACCACCCTTGCGCTCGGCCCGGAGTGGCTGAGCCCGGACTATCTGATCGAGACCTTCAGCCTTACCGGCATCCTGCTGATCGTCTTCGCCGAGTCCGGATTCTTCGCGTTCCTGCCCGGTGACTCCCTGCTGTTCACGGCGGGCCTCTTCGTGGCGGAGGGCAGCTACATCAGCCAGCCGCTGTGGCTGGTGTGCACGCTGATAGTGATCGCCGCCGTCCTGGGCGACCAAGTCGGCTACATGATCGGCAAGTTCTTCGGCCCGAGACTCTTCAGCCGACCCAACTCCAAGCTCTTCAAACAGGAGAACCTGGAGAAGGCCCACGAGTTCATGGAGAAGTACGGTCCCAAGGCGATCGTCCTGGCCCGCTTCGTACCGATCGTGCGCACCTTCGCCCCCATCACGGCCGGTGCCGGCCGGATGAAGTACCGCACCTTCCTCACATACAACCTCATCGGCGGTGTGGCCTGGGGCTCGGGCGTCACGCTCGCCGGCTACTGGCTCGGCCAGATCGGCTTCATCAAGGAAAACGTCGAGACGATCCTCATCCTGATCGTCTTCCTCTCGGTGGTCCCGATCATCATCGAGTTCCTGCGGGAGCGGGCCAAGAAGAAGCGCGGCGGCGGCGAGAACGCGGACGCCCCGCAGCAGGGCGAGTACGACGCGTACGACCGGCAGGCCCCCCAGTACGCCCAGCCGGTCATGGACGACGCCACGACCCAGCTCCGCCGCATCACCCCGGACGGACCGCCGCCCCGGCAGCAGGCCCCACAGGCCCCACAGCCCCAGCAGCCCTACGGCAACCAGGGCTACCCGCAGCAGCAGCCCCAACAGCCCCAACAGCCCCAGCAACCCCAACAGCCGTACGGCAATGACCAGGGCGGCTACGACCAGTACTACGGCGGGCAGCACCCTCAGGCCCAGGGGCAGCACCCCCACGCCCAGGGTCAGGGCGGCCCGGGACAGGCCCAGGGCCCGGACCCCCGTCGGCAGCAGCCCTACAACCAGGGCTACTGA
- a CDS encoding glutamate decarboxylase produces MPLHHAPRRDERPLSVNPFLGPANPIGDMTEAPPKHRMPDAPMAPTTAYQLVHDELMLDGNARLNLATFVTTWMEPQAGLLMAECRDKNMIDKDEYPRTAELERRCVSMLADLWHAPDPSATVGCSTTGSSEACMLAGMAFKHRWARRNADRYPSKDARPNLVMGVNVQVCWDKFCTFWEVEARQVPMEGDRFHLDPRAAAELCDENTIGVVGVMGSTFDGSYEPVADLCAALDELQERTGLDVPVHVDGASGAMVAPFLDEDLVWDFRLPRVTSINTSGHKYGLVYPGVGWALWRDADALPEELVFRVNYLGGDMPTFALNFSRPGAQVVAQYYTFLRLGRDGYRAVQQASRDVAGGLARRIGELDDFRLLTRGDELPVFAFTTAPGVTAFDVFDVSRRMRESGWLVPAYTFPANRQDLSVLRVVCRNGFSEDLADLFAEDLDRLLPELRRQPHPLDRDRKAATGFHH; encoded by the coding sequence ATGCCGCTGCACCATGCTCCCCGGCGCGATGAGCGCCCCCTGTCCGTCAATCCCTTCCTGGGCCCGGCCAACCCCATCGGGGACATGACCGAGGCGCCGCCCAAGCACCGGATGCCCGACGCGCCGATGGCGCCCACGACGGCGTACCAGCTGGTGCACGACGAGCTGATGCTGGACGGCAACGCACGGCTGAACCTGGCCACCTTCGTCACCACCTGGATGGAGCCTCAGGCCGGTCTCCTGATGGCGGAGTGCCGGGACAAGAACATGATCGACAAGGACGAGTACCCGCGCACCGCCGAGCTGGAGCGGCGCTGTGTGTCGATGCTCGCGGACCTGTGGCACGCGCCCGACCCGTCCGCGACCGTGGGCTGTTCGACGACGGGGTCGAGCGAGGCGTGCATGCTCGCCGGAATGGCGTTCAAGCACCGCTGGGCGCGGCGCAACGCCGACCGGTACCCGTCGAAGGACGCCCGGCCGAACCTCGTCATGGGTGTCAACGTCCAGGTCTGCTGGGATAAGTTCTGCACCTTCTGGGAGGTGGAGGCCCGTCAGGTGCCCATGGAGGGCGACCGCTTCCACCTCGACCCGAGGGCCGCCGCCGAACTCTGCGACGAGAACACCATCGGCGTCGTCGGCGTCATGGGCTCCACCTTCGACGGGTCCTACGAGCCGGTCGCGGACCTGTGCGCGGCGCTGGACGAGCTCCAGGAGCGCACCGGCCTCGACGTCCCGGTGCACGTCGACGGGGCGTCCGGCGCGATGGTCGCGCCCTTCCTCGACGAGGACCTGGTGTGGGACTTCCGCCTCCCGCGCGTGACGTCGATCAACACCTCGGGGCACAAGTACGGCCTGGTCTATCCGGGCGTCGGCTGGGCGCTGTGGCGGGACGCGGACGCCCTGCCGGAGGAACTGGTCTTCCGGGTGAACTACCTGGGCGGCGACATGCCGACGTTCGCCCTGAACTTCTCCCGTCCGGGCGCCCAGGTGGTGGCGCAGTACTACACGTTCCTGCGGCTGGGCCGCGACGGCTACCGCGCGGTGCAGCAGGCTTCCCGGGACGTGGCCGGCGGGCTCGCCCGACGGATCGGGGAGCTCGACGACTTCCGGCTGCTGACCCGGGGCGACGAGCTGCCGGTGTTCGCGTTCACGACCGCGCCCGGGGTGACGGCGTTCGACGTCTTCGACGTGTCCCGGCGGATGCGGGAGAGCGGCTGGCTGGTGCCCGCGTACACCTTCCCGGCGAACCGTCAGGACCTGTCGGTGCTGCGGGTGGTGTGCCGCAACGGCTTCTCCGAGGACCTCGCCGACCTGTTCGCCGAGGACCTGGACCGGCTCCTCCCGGAGCTGCGCCGGCAGCCGCACCCGTTGGACCGGGACAGGAAGGCGGCCACGGGGTTCCACCACTGA
- a CDS encoding threonine/serine ThrE exporter family protein produces the protein MTDTEDRKPRSDEARSPFSAPVGLTASTDTESTTSEFAVPEGLALTSAGRGPTESETTSEFALPQGLDVAPQPPAEAEGSAFNLPRTYQAKQAPSAFTPPRGTPAVSLHRDAPWQDRMRTMLRMPVTERPAPEQVHRHDDETGPAVPRVLDLTLRIGELLLAGGEGAEDVEGAMFAVCRSYGLDQCEPTATFTLLSISHQPSLVEDPVTASRTVRRRGTDYTRLAAVYQLVDDLSDDETHISLEESYRRLAEIRRNRHPYPTWVLNAASGLLAGSASVLVGGGVLVFFAAAMGAMLGDRLAWKCADRGLPEFYQFTVAAMPPAAIGVALTLAHADVKASAVITGGLFALLPGRALVAGVQDGLTGFYITAAARLLEVLYFFTAIVIGVLVVLYFGVQLGAQLNPDAALGQSERPLWQIAASLTLSLAFAVLLQQERATVLLVTLNGGVAWVVYGAMAYPGDISPVASTAAAAGLVGLFGQLLARYRFASALPYVTAAIGPLLPGSATYFGLLAIAQNEVDAGLVSLSKAVALAMAIAIGVNLGSEISRLFLRIGSAEKRRAAKRTRGF, from the coding sequence GTGACGGACACGGAGGACCGCAAGCCCCGGTCGGACGAGGCGAGGAGCCCCTTCAGCGCTCCGGTGGGACTGACGGCTTCGACGGATACCGAGTCGACGACGTCGGAGTTCGCCGTCCCGGAAGGGCTGGCGCTCACGAGCGCCGGACGAGGCCCCACGGAGTCGGAGACGACGTCGGAGTTCGCCCTGCCCCAGGGCCTGGACGTGGCTCCGCAGCCACCCGCCGAGGCGGAGGGATCGGCGTTCAACCTGCCGCGCACGTACCAGGCCAAGCAGGCTCCGTCGGCGTTCACCCCGCCGCGCGGGACCCCGGCCGTCTCGCTGCACCGGGACGCGCCCTGGCAGGACCGGATGCGCACCATGCTGCGCATGCCGGTGACCGAGCGGCCGGCGCCGGAGCAGGTGCACCGGCACGACGACGAGACCGGGCCCGCCGTACCGCGCGTGCTCGACCTGACGCTGCGTATCGGGGAGCTGCTGCTGGCGGGCGGCGAGGGCGCGGAGGACGTGGAGGGCGCGATGTTCGCCGTCTGCCGCTCCTACGGCCTGGACCAGTGCGAGCCGACCGCCACCTTCACCCTGCTGTCGATCTCCCACCAGCCGTCGCTGGTGGAGGACCCGGTGACCGCGTCGCGCACGGTGCGCCGCCGGGGCACCGACTACACCCGGCTCGCGGCCGTGTACCAGCTGGTGGACGACCTCAGCGACGACGAGACGCACATCTCCCTGGAGGAGTCCTACCGGCGGCTCGCGGAGATCCGCCGCAACCGGCACCCCTACCCCACCTGGGTACTGAACGCGGCCAGCGGGCTGCTGGCGGGCTCGGCGTCGGTGCTGGTCGGCGGTGGTGTCCTGGTGTTCTTCGCCGCGGCGATGGGCGCGATGCTCGGTGACCGGCTGGCATGGAAGTGCGCCGACCGGGGTCTGCCGGAGTTCTACCAGTTCACGGTGGCCGCGATGCCGCCGGCCGCGATCGGCGTCGCGCTGACGCTGGCGCACGCGGATGTGAAGGCGTCCGCGGTGATCACCGGTGGACTGTTCGCCCTGCTGCCGGGGCGGGCCCTGGTGGCAGGCGTGCAGGACGGCCTGACCGGCTTCTACATCACCGCGGCCGCGCGGCTCCTGGAGGTCCTGTACTTCTTCACGGCCATCGTGATCGGGGTGCTGGTGGTGCTCTACTTCGGCGTGCAGCTGGGCGCCCAGCTGAACCCGGACGCGGCACTCGGCCAGTCCGAGCGGCCGCTGTGGCAGATCGCCGCCTCGCTCACACTGTCGCTGGCCTTCGCGGTCCTGCTCCAGCAGGAGCGGGCCACGGTGCTGCTGGTCACCCTCAACGGCGGCGTCGCCTGGGTGGTGTACGGCGCGATGGCCTACCCGGGCGACATCTCTCCGGTGGCCTCCACCGCCGCGGCGGCGGGCCTGGTCGGGTTGTTCGGGCAGTTGCTGGCCCGGTACCGGTTCGCTTCGGCGCTGCCGTACGTCACGGCGGCGATCGGTCCCCTGCTGCCCGGTTCCGCCACGTACTTCGGTCTGCTGGCGATCGCCCAGAACGAGGTGGACGCGGGTCTGGTGTCCCTCTCGAAGGCCGTGGCGCTCGCCATGGCCATCGCGATCGGGGTGAACCTCGGTTCGGAGATCTCCCGGCTGTTCCTGCGGATCGGCTCCGCCGAGAAGCGCAGGGCGGCGAAGCGGACACGTGGTTTCTGA
- a CDS encoding ion channel protein, translating into MVQDSAQQEPSAAPATRARDLLPSVVPALVVGVACSLLLVGVSLAAEELQDVLWQTLPDALGVGRYSVLWMFVVLVATGIAVGLVVWKVPGHAGPDPATTGLDAPVLPPVVLPGLLLASALMLAGGPSLGPENPIIAVNVALAVWLGTRAAPRAPERGWVVLAEAATIGALFGTPVAAALVISEALAGQRIKGHLWDSLFAPLTAGAAGALTADLVSSPSFDLDLPPFGSPGWADLLSALTVASVGALLGMCAVHAFPYVHGAFRRLRHPMLMLPAGGAVLGALAALGGHLTLFKGLDEIAVLAADPGGWSAGEFATMTVVKLAALLVAASCGFRGGRIFPAVFVGTALGLCAHALVPGVHPAVGVSAGVLGVLLAITRQGWVSLFVAAVLVSSPAIIALLCFASLPAWLLVTGRPQMQLRADGTPVR; encoded by the coding sequence GTGGTCCAGGACAGCGCGCAGCAGGAACCCTCCGCCGCCCCGGCGACCCGGGCACGCGACCTGCTGCCGTCCGTCGTCCCCGCGCTGGTCGTGGGGGTGGCGTGCAGCCTGCTGCTGGTGGGCGTGAGCCTGGCGGCCGAGGAACTCCAGGACGTGCTGTGGCAGACCCTGCCGGACGCGCTCGGGGTCGGCAGGTACTCCGTGCTGTGGATGTTCGTCGTGCTGGTCGCCACCGGGATCGCGGTCGGTCTGGTGGTGTGGAAGGTGCCGGGCCACGCCGGCCCCGATCCGGCGACGACCGGCCTCGACGCCCCGGTGCTGCCGCCCGTGGTGCTGCCGGGGCTGTTGCTGGCGAGCGCTCTGATGCTGGCCGGCGGGCCGAGTCTGGGGCCCGAGAACCCGATCATCGCCGTGAACGTCGCCCTGGCGGTCTGGCTGGGCACCAGGGCCGCGCCCCGGGCCCCCGAGCGGGGCTGGGTGGTGCTCGCGGAAGCGGCGACGATCGGCGCGCTGTTCGGTACCCCGGTGGCCGCCGCGCTCGTCATCTCCGAGGCGCTGGCGGGGCAGCGGATCAAGGGGCACCTGTGGGACAGCCTCTTCGCACCGCTGACTGCCGGGGCGGCCGGCGCGCTCACCGCCGACCTGGTGTCGAGTCCGAGCTTCGACCTGGACCTGCCGCCGTTCGGCAGCCCCGGCTGGGCCGACCTGCTGTCCGCTCTCACGGTCGCCTCGGTGGGCGCGCTGCTCGGCATGTGCGCCGTCCACGCCTTCCCGTACGTCCACGGTGCCTTCCGGCGGCTTCGGCACCCGATGCTGATGCTTCCGGCGGGCGGGGCCGTGCTGGGCGCGCTGGCGGCCCTGGGCGGGCATCTGACGCTGTTCAAGGGGCTCGACGAGATCGCGGTGCTGGCGGCCGATCCCGGGGGCTGGTCGGCGGGCGAGTTCGCCACCATGACGGTGGTGAAGCTGGCCGCCCTGCTCGTCGCCGCGTCCTGCGGGTTCCGGGGCGGACGGATCTTCCCGGCCGTGTTCGTCGGCACCGCGCTCGGGCTGTGCGCCCACGCGCTGGTGCCCGGGGTACATCCGGCGGTGGGTGTGTCGGCAGGGGTTCTGGGGGTGCTGCTGGCCATCACCCGGCAGGGCTGGGTGAGCCTGTTCGTCGCCGCGGTCCTGGTCTCCTCGCCGGCCATCATCGCGCTCCTGTGCTTCGCGTCGCTGCCGGCCTGGCTGCTGGTGACGGGACGCCCGCAGATGCAGCTGCGGGCGGACGGGACACCGGTCCGGTGA
- the dacB gene encoding D-alanyl-D-alanine carboxypeptidase/D-alanyl-D-alanine endopeptidase produces the protein MVVPELRPWRAVRPHVARFTGAVRPRLARTAAAVRPRLARLRPNRPAGVATAAGSRITRSAAWPGTWSRTWRFTAVAATAGTVLAAGAVTAAGPWDSTGRRTAEQDRAVALEATRGAAHGDTRGNAGTPPRGPRTAPSAPSVLTGLGGGATTVKSAPGGKALTGTLAPLLKSPAFGDLSASVADVSTGRSVYGDDPGAALTPASTTKIATAVAVLTALGPDHRLTTRATFEPDTKEVILVGGGDPTLTAREKNPAGSASLRDLAGRTAAALAERGVREVTLSYDTTLYAGGERHPIGVNPNLAALTPLMADEARLNDSASGPADRVADPAADAARKFGAFLKDHGIKATPPGPSKSTARAGALATVSSPPLATLVERMLTNSDNDLAEALARQTAIAAGERADFAGAAAAVRAQLQKLGVPLKGVAFKDGSGLDRDNRLTAGLLTALLVKSGDPAHPELRPVLTGLPVAGFTGTLTGRYADGAAGVVRAKTGTLTGVNALAGTVVDREGRLLAFAFLATGTTDPTAAQTALDKAATALAACGCR, from the coding sequence GTGGTCGTGCCGGAGCTGAGGCCTTGGCGGGCCGTGAGACCGCATGTGGCACGGTTCACGGGCGCCGTACGCCCTCGCCTGGCACGGACCGCGGCGGCTGTCCGGCCGCGTCTGGCACGGTTGCGGCCGAATCGTCCCGCGGGTGTCGCCACGGCCGCCGGGTCACGGATCACGCGGTCGGCGGCCTGGCCGGGGACCTGGTCGAGGACCTGGCGGTTCACCGCGGTCGCGGCCACCGCCGGAACGGTGCTGGCCGCGGGAGCGGTGACCGCCGCCGGTCCCTGGGACTCCACCGGCAGGCGTACGGCCGAGCAGGACCGGGCGGTGGCCCTGGAGGCCACGCGTGGCGCAGCTCACGGCGACACCCGCGGCAACGCCGGTACCCCGCCGCGCGGCCCCCGGACGGCCCCCAGCGCCCCCTCCGTACTCACCGGCCTCGGGGGCGGCGCCACCACCGTGAAGTCGGCGCCCGGCGGGAAGGCCCTCACGGGCACCCTCGCCCCGCTGCTGAAGTCCCCGGCGTTCGGCGACCTATCCGCCTCCGTGGCCGACGTGTCCACCGGCAGGAGCGTGTACGGCGACGATCCCGGCGCCGCCCTCACCCCTGCCTCCACCACGAAGATCGCCACCGCCGTCGCCGTCCTCACCGCGCTCGGCCCCGACCACCGGCTGACCACCCGCGCCACCTTCGAACCCGACACGAAAGAGGTCATCCTCGTCGGCGGCGGCGACCCCACCCTCACCGCCCGGGAGAAGAACCCCGCCGGCTCGGCGAGCCTGCGGGACCTCGCCGGCCGGACCGCCGCCGCCCTCGCCGAACGCGGCGTGCGCGAGGTGACCCTGTCGTACGACACCACCCTCTACGCGGGCGGCGAACGGCACCCGATCGGGGTCAACCCCAACCTCGCCGCCCTCACCCCCCTGATGGCCGACGAGGCCCGCCTCAACGACTCCGCCAGCGGCCCCGCGGACCGCGTCGCCGACCCCGCCGCCGACGCCGCGCGGAAGTTCGGCGCATTCCTGAAGGACCATGGCATCAAGGCCACGCCCCCCGGCCCGTCGAAGTCCACGGCCCGCGCCGGCGCCCTCGCCACGGTCTCCTCACCCCCGCTCGCCACCCTGGTCGAACGGATGCTCACCAACAGCGACAACGACCTCGCCGAGGCCCTCGCCCGCCAGACCGCGATCGCGGCCGGCGAACGCGCCGACTTCGCGGGCGCCGCCGCCGCGGTCCGCGCCCAGCTCCAGAAGCTCGGGGTTCCGCTGAAAGGGGTCGCGTTCAAGGACGGCAGCGGCCTCGACCGCGACAACCGGCTCACCGCCGGCCTGCTCACCGCGCTGCTCGTGAAGTCCGGCGACCCCGCCCACCCGGAACTGCGCCCGGTCCTCACCGGCCTGCCCGTCGCCGGCTTCACCGGCACCCTCACCGGCCGCTACGCCGACGGCGCGGCCGGCGTCGTACGGGCCAAGACCGGCACGCTCACCGGCGTCAACGCCCTGGCGGGCACCGTCGTCGACCGGGAGGGCCGGCTGCTCGCCTTCGCCTTCCTGGCGACCGGCACCACCGACCCGACGGCCGCCCAGACCGCCCTGGACAAGGCGGCCACGGCCCTGGCGGCGTGCGGCTGCCGGTGA